A region of Mesorhizobium sp. M3A.F.Ca.ET.080.04.2.1 DNA encodes the following proteins:
- a CDS encoding site-specific integrase: MPQLYFTDLGALRRSAVVDGVIHELSEEVVDVAQHFGLVDGMPFILGCDGSYDHDLNRFFRACPTMGVRSLNSLRAYARDIVVWLRFLAERRDGKSIWSADREDIAAFHQARRLSAPPHRISASSWNRGVAALDKLYRWAVEERLITKAPFTYRQVWVRTSDGSNMAVAANMAREAAGRHRNTRFVSLDRFLLFRDVGLRGRLPDGREDPTWRGRNGERNSLFAELLVTTGLRLQEGATLLSPELPSSVSQPPNHRSIPFRLASAAAKGNKGREVRLPLRLVKRLRDYIELERANSFARCRQRRSWRRIDNPLVVTGADRKSLRFDSPGPRGVIRVDEVKPDERLRLLHEGSMEPLALWLTEGGMPMPIETWEAVFRRASERCQSFGIDIDVTPHMLRHSFAVHMLTLLLREQIGWMLEERAGRLSPAYRRMIGDPLLKLQRLMGHSRIESTYIYLDHLDDTQELIDAAVEQWGLDVSAVEHAA, from the coding sequence ATGCCGCAGCTCTATTTCACCGATCTTGGCGCGCTGCGCCGCTCCGCTGTTGTCGATGGCGTCATACACGAGCTTTCAGAAGAGGTGGTTGATGTAGCGCAGCACTTCGGCCTCGTGGACGGGATGCCATTCATCCTCGGTTGTGACGGGAGTTACGATCACGATCTGAACCGGTTCTTCCGGGCCTGCCCGACGATGGGCGTTCGATCTTTGAACAGCCTTCGGGCCTATGCCCGCGACATTGTGGTCTGGTTGCGTTTCCTGGCTGAACGGCGCGATGGCAAGTCGATCTGGTCTGCCGATCGTGAAGACATAGCCGCGTTCCATCAGGCGCGCCGGTTATCGGCCCCACCACATCGCATCTCGGCCTCCTCGTGGAATCGCGGGGTCGCAGCGCTCGACAAGCTCTACCGATGGGCCGTCGAAGAGAGGCTGATCACCAAGGCTCCCTTTACATATCGCCAAGTGTGGGTGCGTACATCGGACGGAAGCAACATGGCTGTTGCTGCAAACATGGCACGAGAAGCGGCTGGTCGGCATCGCAATACACGGTTTGTTTCGCTAGACCGTTTCCTCCTGTTTCGTGACGTTGGGTTGCGCGGGCGGCTCCCCGATGGGAGGGAAGATCCGACATGGCGCGGGCGTAACGGTGAACGCAACTCCCTGTTTGCCGAGCTTCTGGTAACGACAGGGCTCAGATTGCAGGAGGGAGCGACCCTGCTGTCGCCAGAGTTGCCTTCATCCGTCTCCCAGCCTCCAAACCATCGCTCCATTCCGTTCCGGCTTGCTTCGGCCGCGGCCAAGGGGAACAAGGGCCGCGAGGTTCGTCTTCCCCTGCGTCTTGTAAAGCGGTTGCGGGATTACATCGAACTTGAGCGTGCGAACTCATTTGCCAGATGCAGGCAGCGCAGATCGTGGCGTAGAATCGATAATCCGCTAGTCGTCACAGGAGCGGACCGGAAGTCACTTCGGTTTGATAGCCCTGGTCCGCGTGGGGTCATCCGGGTTGATGAGGTCAAGCCTGACGAGCGGTTGCGACTGCTGCACGAAGGCTCGATGGAGCCGCTGGCTTTGTGGCTCACCGAGGGTGGAATGCCAATGCCCATAGAGACATGGGAGGCGGTGTTCCGACGCGCAAGCGAGCGCTGCCAAAGCTTCGGCATCGACATCGACGTAACGCCACACATGTTGCGTCATAGTTTTGCGGTCCACATGCTCACATTGCTTTTGCGCGAGCAGATCGGTTGGATGCTTGAAGAACGGGCGGGGCGATTGAGCCCTGCCTATCGTCGCATGATCGGCGATCCTCTCCTCAAACTACAGCGGCTGATGGGCCACAGCCGCATCGAGAGTACCTACATTTACCTGGATCATCTCGACGATACCCAAGAGCTGATCGATGCTGCCGTGGAGCAATGGGGACTCGATGTCAGTGCTGTCGAGCACGCAGCATGA
- a CDS encoding ParB N-terminal domain-containing protein, with amino-acid sequence MELKFVDPRSLKDNPDKARRSKSSPQADALLLATIKAVGIVQPPVVAAEADGGNGFVIDEGHRRVKQAIAAGLDEIAVLVVPRAEDGGAMRSLVTTIAHEQLNPVDQWRAIERLVALGWTEEAIGIALAQSVRQIKKLRLLANVLPAMLDHMAKGDMPDERQLRTIAAASLEEQKEVWKAHKPSKGDRQVSWWAVANGLAKTRMYARDASFGDDLREAYGIAWIEDLFAPADQDSRYTTDVDAFLGAQQEWMTQNLPKKGVITETNTWGEVKLPPKASQVYGTPKKSDHTAMYLDREGKVKTVHFRMPEAKKKSKDTEDPGGADESIVVSKPRPDLTRKGVEMIGDLRTDALHEALSRAPIEDDTLLALLVIAFAGQNVRVDSGAGGDFRFGGRFGRHAAGLFDAEGKFAFDTATLRIAARGVLIDVLSCRENISKSGIVGIVAGSAIGADGFLANMGTEDFLSCLSRPALEASCTDTPVLPRARVRDTRAALVEHFKEGHFIHPAALFAPNGAGLAEWLAKSAVTEVEDDDGPDAEGVAGDDQVAKGNATVESSEGYREAAE; translated from the coding sequence TGAAATTTGTCGATCCACGCTCGCTCAAGGACAATCCCGACAAGGCGCGCCGTTCCAAGTCCAGCCCGCAAGCCGACGCCCTGCTGCTGGCGACGATCAAGGCTGTCGGCATCGTGCAGCCGCCTGTCGTCGCCGCTGAGGCCGATGGCGGCAATGGCTTCGTCATCGACGAGGGCCACCGTCGCGTCAAGCAGGCGATCGCCGCCGGTCTGGACGAGATCGCCGTTCTGGTCGTTCCCCGGGCGGAGGATGGCGGCGCGATGCGTTCGCTGGTCACGACCATCGCGCACGAGCAGCTCAACCCCGTCGACCAGTGGCGCGCTATCGAGCGTCTCGTCGCGCTCGGCTGGACCGAGGAGGCGATCGGCATCGCACTCGCCCAGTCGGTGCGCCAGATCAAGAAGCTGAGGCTGCTCGCCAACGTGCTGCCGGCGATGCTGGACCATATGGCCAAGGGCGACATGCCCGACGAGCGCCAACTCCGCACGATCGCGGCCGCCTCGTTGGAGGAGCAGAAGGAGGTCTGGAAGGCGCACAAGCCCAGCAAGGGCGACCGCCAAGTCTCGTGGTGGGCCGTGGCCAACGGCCTTGCCAAGACCCGAATGTACGCGCGCGACGCCAGCTTCGGCGACGATCTGCGAGAGGCCTATGGCATTGCGTGGATCGAGGACCTTTTCGCGCCGGCCGACCAGGACAGCCGCTACACGACGGACGTCGACGCCTTCCTCGGTGCCCAGCAGGAGTGGATGACGCAGAACCTGCCCAAGAAGGGCGTCATCACCGAGACGAACACCTGGGGCGAGGTCAAGCTGCCGCCAAAGGCAAGCCAAGTTTACGGCACGCCCAAGAAGTCGGACCACACCGCGATGTATCTCGATCGCGAGGGCAAGGTGAAGACGGTCCACTTCCGCATGCCCGAAGCAAAGAAGAAGAGCAAGGACACCGAAGACCCCGGTGGCGCCGACGAGTCGATCGTCGTCTCCAAGCCGCGTCCCGACCTCACCCGCAAGGGGGTTGAGATGATCGGCGACCTGCGCACCGACGCCCTGCATGAAGCGCTGTCGCGTGCGCCCATCGAAGACGACACGCTGCTGGCGCTGCTCGTTATCGCGTTCGCCGGCCAGAACGTGCGCGTCGATTCCGGGGCCGGCGGCGATTTCCGCTTCGGCGGCCGCTTCGGTCGCCATGCTGCAGGCTTGTTCGATGCCGAAGGCAAGTTCGCCTTCGACACCGCCACGCTGCGCATCGCTGCCCGCGGCGTGCTGATCGATGTGCTCTCTTGCCGAGAGAACATCAGCAAGTCGGGCATTGTGGGAATTGTCGCCGGCTCTGCCATCGGCGCCGATGGCTTCCTCGCCAACATGGGTACCGAGGACTTCCTCTCCTGCCTGTCACGTCCCGCGCTCGAGGCCTCGTGCACCGATACTCCGGTGCTGCCGCGGGCGCGGGTCAGAGACACCCGGGCCGCTCTCGTCGAGCACTTCAAGGAGGGCCACTTCATCCATCCCGCGGCGCTGTTCGCGCCGAACGGCGCCGGCCTTGCCGAATGGCTGGCCAAGAGCGCCGTCACCGAGGTCGAGGATGACGATGGGCCTGACGCCGAGGGTGTCGCCGGCGATGACCAGGTAGCCAAAGGCAACGCGACGGTCGAGTCTAGCGAGGGGTATCGCGAGGCGGCCGAGTAG